The genomic stretch GGATAGGGAAACGGTGCCGCGTACTGGACCGACTGCTTTGGCAATGAGTGGATGACCACGTCGCGCAAATGTTGTTGTCAACGAGAAACAAATTGCCAATGAACCCGCGGCGCCTTCGAGGCTAATCAATGCGCAGACTCCTAGTGGGGACAAGAATTCTACACGTTCGGTACCTTGAAGAGCTGCAGAAGAGGACGAACATGTCGTCGTTAGAGGCGAGAATGGGGGGACAGTGATCGAGACGACTCGAGTTCATACAGGGGAAACCAGCTCCGCAGTTTCGCCGGGCGATGACCACCATTCACATGAACATCACGGGGATCCGCCAGATGATTTGGATCACGAAGGGGATGTGGTCATGGAAATTGAAAATGACAACAGGGATACTCACAGGGCGGAGGCTGTTCCCTCGGCCTCTGCTTGAGTTTTgctttttgtgtttttctttctctgtttttgTGTTTTCCTTCCCTTTGCTTGGTTTTCCATGAAGTGCATAGTTTGGAATTGTCAAGGCGCGTGTGGTCGTGACTTCCACCGCGTCCTTAAAAACTTGCTCCAAACCCATAAGCCCGCTCTCCTCAGCCTTGTCGAACCGAAAGTCTCGGGATCCCATGCTGATGCTATTTGTAATCGGATGGGGTTCTCTGACTGGGTTCGGGTAGAGGCGGTGGGTTTTAGTGGGGGTATTTGGGTTTTCTGGAATGCGGGCATTCACGTTGAGGTCCTTTTCACTCATCCTCAATTTATTCTTCTGTAGGTTAGGGAGTTTCCTCAAGCTTGTTGGTATTGTGCGATTGTTTATGGAAGTCCCACACACCATCTCCGCCGCAGGCTGTGGGCTGAACTTGCGATGGGTAAGAGAGGGATTCAAGGCCCGCTGTTAGTGGCGGGTGATTTCAACTCGGTTATCTCACAAGACGAAACTTCAAATTATTCGGCTTTCTCGGTTCAACGAAGCTCGGAGTTTGCTGGGTGGATTAGTGACGAGGGGCTTATTGACATGGGCTTCAGTGGTCCAAAACTCACCTGGGTAAGAACTGACCAGTGGGGATATGTTAAAGGGGCCAGATTAGATCGGGCTCTCTGTAATACCTCATGGCGCCATAGTTTTCCCGATGCAACAGTTATGCACCTTCCTAGACTGTCGTCGGATCACTCCCCCCTTCTTGTTCAGACCGATGCTCGGAGTTTGCCTCGAACTGAGGTTCCTTTTCGGTTCCAAGCAGCCTGGTTAACCGATCGGCGCTGGGCGGAGGTGGTGATGCGTTCGTGGCACCAAAATCACTCGTTTACGGAAAATATTAGACAAGTAACGGCTGCCCTATCTTCTTGGAATACAGATGTTTTTGGCAACATTAATCGTCGCAAGCGGGTGATCATGGCACGATTAGGAGGAGTGCAACGCAGGCTTTCTCAACACCACCACGGAGGCCTTGTGAAGTTGGAGAAGGCTCTCATTGCAGAATACCAGGAAATTCTCACTCAAGAAGAGCTTTTGTGGTATCAGCGTTCTCGTGAGGAATGGATCATTTCAGGAGATCGAAACACGAAATACTATCATACGGCTGCGACAATCCGAAAGTCTCGTAATATGATACTCAGTCTGAAGGATGTCAATGGCGACTGGATTTCGGACACTTTTTCTCTCAAAGAACATGTCACTCACTACTACACTTCTTTGTATTCTGCTGGCTCTGAAGCCGGTTTCACCGATACCTTGGAAGGGGCCTTTCCAAGTGTTCCACAGGATGGCTGGAGGTCTTTTAACATGGGCATCACAAAGGAGGAAGTGCGGAGTGCCCTGTTCGATATGGCCCCGTGGAAAGCTCCGGGTCCAAACGGCTTACATGCAGCTTTCTATCAGCAAACGTGGGATTCGGTTGGCGACAGTCTATATGGTTTTGTTAAGAATGCTATTGATACAGGGGCGTTGTTGGATGGTGTCAACGACACCATCATTGCCCTTATACCAAAGGTTGGGTCCCCGGAGACTATTAAACAATTCTGCCCTATTAGTCTGTGCAACGTGAGCTACAAAGTGATAACCAAGACTATAACGAACAGACTGAAACGTATCCTCCCGAAACTGGTCGCTCCTTACCAGAGTTCTTTCGTTCATGGGCGCCAAATCTCAGACAATGTGTTGGTATACCAAGAGGTGATGCATACTATGCGTATTAAGCGCGGTATGTCCTGTTTCATGGCAATTAAGCTCGACTTTGAAAAAGCTTATGACCGGCTCTCTTGGGACTTTATTGAGTCCATACTAACGGATGTCGGATTCAGCCACTCATGGATAAGgattattatgaattgtattcGGTCTCCACGGTTATCAGTGAACTGGAACGGCGAGAGGTTACCGCAATTCTGCCCTCAGAGGGGTGTCCGCCAAGGCGATCCTATGTCTCCAGCTATTTTCGTTCTTGCCCTCGAAAAACTTAGCCAGATGATCGTACATCGTGTGCACTTGGGGGAGTGGAAAGGAATCCAGTTAGCTCCTGATTGCCCAGCGCTATCACATCTCTGCTTTGCTGATGATGTGGTTTTGTTTGCTGAAGTCTCGATCGTGCAAGACGAGATTATTCGTGATTGTCTTTCCCGCTTCTGTGCTGCTTCGGGACAGACAATCAGTTATGCCAAGTCTCAGATCTTTTTTTCTAAGAATACGGATTCTACTCTAGCCATGGAAGTTTCGACTAAGCTCGGCATCGAAAGAACTGACAATCTTGGTCGGTATCTTGGGGTACCCTCTATTCACGGGCGTGTCACTTGCAAATCCTATACTGCTCTTTTGGATAGAGTTCATCAGCGGCTAGATGGGTGGCGAGCAAAAACTCTTTCTATAGCGGGAAGAGTCACTCTGGCGAACTCTGTGTTAAATGCAATCCCGTCGTATTCCATGCAAACTACGGTGCTCCCTAAGGGCATCTGCCAGTCGATAGAACAACAAATGCGCCGTTTCATTTGGGGCAATATCACTACGGAGAATTCCACTCACCACCAGCACCTTGTCAAATGGGATACGGTTGCCAGACCGAAGCGGTGTGGTGGTCTTGGTATTCGTAGGCTTCAAGAGCTAAATCTTGCATACATGGTAAAATTAGGGTGGCGTTTGAACCATGAACACAACTCTCTTTGGGCTCAAATTTTAATGTGCAAATATAAGAATGGTCGCTCTACGTCTGTCTCCACTGCTTGGAGGGGCATAACTGCCGCCACTCCTTTCCTAGAAGCGGGTATGGTTCGATCAGTCCGTAATGGGAAAATTACGCGGTTTTGGTTGGATAAATGGATTGTGCCTTATCCGCTTCATCAGTTATTGAACACCCCGCTTAGTCTACCGGTCCTTTACGCCAAAGTTGAGGACTATTGGGGGGAAGGCACAGGGTGGAAATGGGACCTCCTCCGAGATCTGCTACCTCTGGATATTTTGCAGAAACTGGCAGCTTACGCCGTGACACTGGACCCTGATGCGGAGGACGGGTTTGGATGGTGCCTCGAAGACGATGGGGAATTCTCGATTGCGTCGGCGTATGAGGCTATTTATCCTTCGGTTCAGCAAGGGTCTACAGCTGACTGGATGCGTATATGGGAGCTCAATGTGCCCAGCCGCGTTTGTTTTTTCATTTGGCTAGTTGTGCATGGTCGCATTTTGACGAATGTTGAAAGGGCACGCCGACACCTTACAACTGATGTTTCTTGTGGTTTTTGTGCAGGGTTTCACGAGGACATGGACCACTTGTTTCGTCGTTGTCCCAAAGCGAAGGGAATTTGGAGAGCTGCGTTGAGTCCCGCGACGAATGCCTCACTTGCCTGCTTGAGCTGGGAAGATTGGTTGAAAGTGAATATCACCGGTGACGCCTCATTTGGGTTCAATTCTAATTGGCCACCCAAATTCGCGATTCGGctttggtggatttggaagtggCGCAACGACGCTATATTCCGGGGCTGTGATATGCCGATAGTCCAGAAACTACTATGGATCGCTCGACAAGACAAGGAGATCTCGGGGGCTTTTGCTTCGCGCCAGAGTTTGGATTTGCAGCGCATGAACATTGTTGAGGTTTCAGTTTCTTGGAAACCCCCACCAACAGGCTGGGTGAAATTGAACTCTGACGGAAGCCGCTCTTCGGTAGTCAATCTTGCCGGTTGTGGGGGTGTTTTAAGGGATCATAATGGGGACTGGAGTAGGGGCTATGTCTGTAAACTCGGCTGCTGCTCTCCTGAGGTGGCCGAGGCTTGGGGGGTTCTTCATGGTTTGCAGTTGGCGTCAAGGCTTGGGGTCCAAAAACTTGTGGTCGAATGTGACTCCCAACGGGTTATTGATCTCCTGCTTTCCAGGATTCGTGGTCGAGGCAATATTGATAATCTCATACGCCGATGCCACGTTGAAGCAAATGGTTTTGAGGATGTTGTTTTCATTCATATCTTTAGGGAACAGAATCGCTTGGCGGACTCGCTGGCAAAGTTGGCTCTCTCCCACGCACCTGGGTTTCACCAATATGCCGAGGTTCCAAGTAACCTGAGAGACATTCTTTATGAGGATCATTCGGGGGCTACTTTTTCTAGACGTGTGCCTCGTTACCTGAGGATAGATTCCTCATAGTTTTGCTTCTGGGGTTCACCCCCTCCTCttctatcaaaaaaaaaatatttagcataCTAAAATGGAGGTTAGTGGTTCACCCTTGTGGGTCATCTAATGGTTGCAAACAGAGcatataataaaaaagaaagaagattagAATGGAGACATAATGATTGTGATACCATAATTGCAATATGAGGCGTTTCAAGTTAAATCATTAATCACAGAAACATGCATATCCTTACAAGACTAAAGGGAACACTATGTCCAAGTTTCAAAGCTACTACATAGCAAATTATCCCTTCCTGATAAAAACAAGACCAAAAGGCCAGAAACTTCAATTCAATACACATGCCTAGCTGATTGATATGGCGAGAGATGGACAATGTGATTTTTAGCTGAGCTCAACGCGAGGAGGCAAATACAATAAGTTAAACCCAGCGCGTTGAGCTGAGCATCAGGGCCGAGCCCTCTTGTTACTGCACGACGGGCATTTGTACTGCTTTATGTGCTCAGCCCTAGCGGGTGTGATCTTCACGCACTTGCCATGGAACCACCTCTCGCATATGTCACAGCAAATCCAGAATTCATCTGTACCATAGTTCTCGCCACATGCCCCGCACAAGGTATCCCCGTGCtcatcctcttcctcctcctcttcttcaaATCCATCCTCCTCATCCTTCGGTTGAACCTTAGAGTATTTACCCTgagattcaaattcaaattagcACCATTCTAATATCAAGACTGTCTAGCAGAACATGCAAAGAACAAAATGTTTCTTCAATGTCATTGTTCATTAGCGAGCACAAGTAGCAGAaaacatattttttgttttgggtaAGAGAAGGTAATAATAAGTCTACCACTTTAGAGTTTGACTTCAATTTGCTGCTGCTATTGTTGGTGACTGATGATTTGTCCTTGACTTGCTTTTTGGCAGCTCCAGTTACAACTTCAAAAAGTGTCGGAAGTTCATTTATCAGACAGAAGAGACGTTTcctgcattaaaaaaaaatacataatccATAAAACCTTACGCACTTAAGCTAACTCTTCTTGCAACCAATCCATTAACCGAGCAATTGTTTTTCTCCTTTATGCACAGTTTTGTCATACATCTCTTAGAACCGTTTTCATCTTGACAtacaaatttttgtatcagataAGGGCCATTTTTAACAGTGACAGAGCAGAGTAGTTCATGCCGCAACCTTATACCAAGTTATCAATGAATTCAAGGGGGAACAAAGCTGGCCACAGAGATCTTACAACTTGTATAGTCaagcatatataaaaaaaaccaATGAAACAATAAGAACAGGCTCAGTGCATACTGCATTGTGCAGGGTTTGGAGAAGAATGATGTATGCAACCTCATCTGTTATTTCACCGAGGCTTCTTTCAGGGTTTGAACCCATGCCCTAGTGGTCAATGAGTGAGCACTTGGCTACTACACGCCAAGTCTAACCTTCATGctcatcaacaaaaataaagcataaaaagGACAATTACATCATGATAAAAACTTATTAAGAGTCAGGATTTGAACAGAGTTTACCTCTCAGATTTGTCAAAACCGAATCTGGCACCAAAATAGAAAGCAACTGAAAGTAGCCATGCGTCACTGTGGACAGCAACAAGAGCCAACCAGTCCTTGTCTTGCATCCCATCTCTGGCAAAGTTAATACCTAATGCTGGCTCTGGAAGCTCAGGAGGCACCTCTTCAGCAGGCAAATTAACTTCCCACTGTTCATTAGGAAATCCATAAAGGCACAGGTTTTCTTTCTCTGCAGAGTTGTCACAAGTTTCAACAGTAACATTAGAAATGATTTTTTCCAAACAATAAATGCTAGACTCCTCACTCtcactcactctctctctctctctctctgcgcAGAGGAAAACTTGCAAGAACAAAAACTTAATGGTTCAAATGGCCTAGAATGATGTctccccaaactttttaaagcgaAAAGGCGCACCAAAGCTATGAGCCCGGGCTTAGCTTTAAAGCGAAAGCGCAAAGCGAAGCGTCACTTTTTCACATAAAGCaacacttattaaaaaaaactaatatatacTCAAAATACTCAAATAGTAATGCAAAATAACATAAATAGAAACTCCTAAAGTCacaatgtcataataatacaaaGTTTAGTCATCAAAGTAATGTCATTCAAGCCATTTAGTCATCAAAATATCACATATTCaacaatcaataatcaataattcaataataaacGCATAAATCTTAATTGAATTAAATGTAAAttgaaatttaagattttaattatAGCAATTTCAAAActtaatttaatacaaaaaaacaaaaaacaaaaacaaaacaaaacgtGTACTGTGAAGTGTAAACAATTACCGCCAAGTGTCCAACCAAGTCTCTAACTCTATTCCTGTTTAACATTTTAATCTCGGACCAGtcttcttcaagtcttcaacgaCGCAAGTCTTAAGAAGAGAAAGGGGGAAAAACACCAGAGTGAAAAGCATCTGCGATTTTCCTCGGGATTCTGAGTTCGGCTCTTAGGGAGTAGGTGGCGGCGAAGCGGCCAAGCGGCAACGATGATGGTCAAGGCAGATTGGCAGAAAGCAGTGAGAGACAGAGAGGGTGAGCAGAGAACGGAGGTCTGAGGTTTTTATCGCGACTTAGGGTTAGGttagaattttgtttttgtttttttcaccGTTGACTTGCACTCTGCATGTAAAGCCTCACTTTCGCCGCTTCGTCGCCTCGCCAGAAAAGCACGCTCAGGCGCACGCTTTTTCACACAGCTGCGCCTTGCTCAAGCGGAGCGACAAGGTGTCGCTCGCCTCGCTTTTGCGCTTAAAAAGTTGGTGTCTGCCACTGGCAGTTCACCACTATCAAAAAAAGAAGTTCAGAAAGAAATTATTGATTTTAGAACTTTAGTGTATGCATAcccaaaaaatcacaaaaagaaACCAAGAATAAGATAAAGCTGCTTCATAGGTGTACAAAGAAGTAGTATTGGGAGGAAATACAACAATTGGGACATACCAAACAATAAAGCAAGGATGTGAATTGCAATCATCACCACTGGGAAGTGGTAGCCTAAACGTGACAATATTAACTCAATCTTTTGCACTCTATATGTGATCCCCTCAAGTATATACACTTTTTTTAACAGTAGTGAAAATCAAGTCCGGAAGATCAAGAGCTCTGATTGTGTTTGCAATATATTGGTGTAGAAATAAGCATACCAAAAAGGAAGTAACCAATGTGACATAGTAAGGAAATAAGAGAATTGGAAAATGACCTAAACAAAAAGAGAGAAATCTTGTTGAACTCAATAGTCAATATGCAagtcaagaaaacaaaaaggcaCATAAAAATCACAAGCAAAAATGTTCCATTGGGTCAAGTCTCTTCATCACAAAACTCTCTAGAGGACCTCAATAATCATTCTTAACTAGGTTATAGAACAGATATATACTCCAGTCTAATGCCTGTAGCTGATAAcagtaatatatgtatcaatccATCATAAAGAAATCAAAAGAAGATCTATTGCATGAAATGCGATGTAAAGATGAAAAGCACACAACAGGGAACACGTAGAACAACAATTGAAATTCTAAGATTAGGCATTACTTTTAATTAACTTTCTGCCAACTGTACATTACTACATTACTACAGCTCAAAAGTCGCAACACATTGACAACCAAAACATGCAAAACAGCTTGTTACTGGCAACTGTCCATTGTTCACCTCGCATCACATATAGACAACCATTCAACTCGATACTGACAACTGCCCATTATTTTTCACCTCGCATCACAAATAGACAACCAGTAGCCACACCAAAATCATTGAAAACATAAATCATTCTCCAGTAAAAACATGTCCTTGCATGCTATTAATGCATTTAAAGCTGTTCAAAGACAGGTTTCGCacttgcagaaaaaaaaaaaaaaaaaaaacagcaaccAAGATTTGGAGCACTCTCCTATTTAAACACAGCAAATCAGCAATCAGCCCAAAAGGTAAAATATAGCTAAGACCGAGCAAACTTGAAAGCCTGTGAACGAAAAAGCTTTAACCATCCAATACAcaattatatacatttatattccCAAAGAACACTACTATTCACTTGTCATCATTCCGAATTTtgagaaaacaaagaaattaaataacacaTATTTACAGCCCATGCCTTTCcagaaacagaaaaaaaaaaacaaattactaCCACAAATTTAAAGCAGACCAATTCACAAGACCAAAATAAATTTCACCCAAGTCAAGTGCAAGAACAATTCTTTCAGAAGTCAACACGactcacccaaaaaaaaacaaaacacagaAATTCACTTGTAAATGCACACGTAAACCTAAATGCATTAATGCGAACCGTAACAACAACGAAGATCCCTAACTCAGCAACTCACTCACCCGGGTCACACTGCTGATAAAAATCATCCACATCTGCAAAAGAATTAGTCAAAATTAgacaataaattattaaaatgcgCTAGATTCGAAACCCCCTAAGaactcaaaaaaacaaaacaaaaaagcaaaaaaaccAACGGAATGAAGGAATACACACAGTACGAATTGCTACTGTGAGGTATATTAGCTAAAAATATACATAGATACACACAGAGGTGCAAGTTTATGCACATATATCcacatatacaaatatatataccggTAGTGAGGGCTTTGATCATTCCAGCACGGCGGCCCTTGTAATCCTTAAACACCTCCTCTACAGTTCGAGGATTATACTGTCCGCCTCCGTCCATTCCTCTGAAGAGAGCAGTGAGAGAGAAACTGAGAGCTTTTCCGTCGCGGAaggaatatttatataaatttattataatttataaaaataaatactcctccgtctatatatataataatgtaaaaaaaaaaaaaaataataataataatgtaaagtaGTGATAAAATTGGAAGAGACGGGGGCATGATCGTAAATCTACTGACTTAAATGGGGGGTTTAGCCAAGGGCAGGATACGGACTAGGGATGGGCAGAATGGATATTTCAGACACAATTCAGAATAGAGAAACCTacgaatatgttttttttttttttaataaaaatttttagtttaatgataaattttattgacccgacaatatataatatgcagTCTACAGTCTAGCCGTTTTTTTATGATGAAATGGATAAGTTTTTACCGTCGCATCTTACCTATCGCTATCAAACACACAAAATAGGACAACAGGAGTACTAAAATTTCTCGTTACTCcgcataatttaatttttgtaattaaaaaaaaaagattatattttaaaataaattttaaattgataatagATAACTACAATTGGAAAcattataaatattcaattaattccaAAATTATGGTTCATGAATATACTGTTAAGCCATATTGATGGCTTAAGATACATTCAATTCAACACAGGCGACTGGATCTCACCAATGCTTTCTATTTTAGGCTAAAAATGAGAGGGATGTTGATGTTCAGACTGAATTCCCCTATGCTATCTATCATTACATGTATATTGTATAACTATAACAGTAAATTAAGAAAGATATGGAAATGGTATCATATATTTTAACATTGGACAATCCACATCTTGCCGCCACTGGAAATTTGCACTGAATGTTTCCGGGGCAAAAAAAGTTGAGAGCTCCGTGGTCCGTGGTCGCAATCACACAGAACAACATTTCATCACTGCAATATATCAAAAGAAATGAACTTGAGTCATTGTATAGTGGTAACATTTGGCAAAGTTTATGATTATAAATCTTCGCTGCTCCATATAAATTAGGACCACGCTTAGTGTCACACTGTCACTACATTTATCATTCACAAACTTGTAACTCCCTGATATGGCAGTTTTAATTGGTTaagataagaaataaaaaaagaaaaaacaaaccaATTAAAACTTGCCACATTAGGGAGTGACAAGTTTGTGAGTGTAAATATAAAGGCACCAAGCATTTTCTGGGTTATAAGCTTTATGAAACACAGACAATGTATATGTTTCAAAATTAACAAAACTAAAAATGACAATACAAGACACCTTCAAGATACAATGGCAATGACAATTTATCAAAGAATTTAATATCAGAATTCAGAAGACTACAGAATTGTAGAGTGTTGAAACTAGTAATTTCAGGGAAGTTTCCGTGCAATGTTGACATGTTGTTGGATCCATAATTGAACTTTCTAACCCATGGGCATGAATAATTACTTTTCTTAagattttcttaaaatattttaatttagatttttagAACACTCTCCCACTTTAACGTTTCTAAAAGTATGAGATGTATCCTGATCTTTCAAAACAATAGTATCAGAATCTCATAGATATAGTGCACCACTACACTGCATTCTCTATATCAGTGAAATTAATTGCACTCTCCAGACAAGAAAA from Ipomoea triloba cultivar NCNSP0323 chromosome 12, ASM357664v1 encodes the following:
- the LOC115999254 gene encoding PHD finger protein ALFIN-LIKE 4-like — protein: MDGGGQYNPRTVEEVFKDYKGRRAGMIKALTTDVDDFYQQCDPEKENLCLYGFPNEQWEVNLPAEEVPPELPEPALGINFARDGMQDKDWLALVAVHSDAWLLSVAFYFGARFGFDKSERKRLFCLINELPTLFEVVTGAAKKQVKDKSSVTNNSSSKLKSNSKVGKYSKVQPKDEEDGFEEEEEEEDEHGDTLCGACGENYGTDEFWICCDICERWFHGKCVKITPARAEHIKQYKCPSCSNKRARP